The following are from one region of the Rhodopirellula sp. P2 genome:
- a CDS encoding FtsX-like permease family protein encodes MASPARSVSLVSLILSTLRHRQAVTVAVALGVATATAVITGALLVGDSMRGSLRSLTVERLGKIESIVSPGAFFPLAELSLEGTPVEADEKDSFATPVILFPGGSVEADIEGSDRQRRIGGVQVLGIDDSFWNLDVTGMRPDAMPGEQSVVLNQAAAEELKVAVGDQVTLRLPVEGAVPADSPLGRREIQSEGLPRMKVAAIVPDTGLGRFSLSPNQATPKTVFASREVIADVLDREGQANAIFLTREISAEDVSWSLETLGWNLQHIQRGGEDGGEPIIDYVSLTSENLLLKDDAVQAVMDALPEGTVTPVMTYLANAIEMVDPATGEVVVNEQSHSVPYSTLSALDDGPTLSLDYSFQQPPATDSGETPIVLNDWTAERLGAKVGDQVRVFFYEPEVEDGREIERSFDAVVTEIVPLTIPSKPHRRNREAEFDEPITPYNDLALTPDVPGVTDQDSIGDWDLPFQLDRKIEREDDAYWNEQRLTPKAFVPLDVGQTIFGSRFGQTTGLRIDASLAADLPALRAKILDATRSVQSELGWTPRSIRAEQLAASKGTTPFDGLFLALSFFVILAAMMLIALLLRLGVIQRLSEFGTLLAVGFTPRRVMKLALGETAVTAAIGTLIGIAGGVAYAWAVLWALKSWWVGAVTVPFLQFHATPMSIALGGILGWLVCMFTAAWTLRFLLRLNPAALVGGRTMNSSQALSGGAKASKRSSGQRSMWVAIGLTVLALVAAIAGAMGGGQQAAGGFVGAGMLLLVAILIWVHRSLRRRGEASGSGHAMRTSGLGGGSLGSLAMANARRSPLRSTLAIGLVATAAFLILSISVFRLSPTREGTGGFDLIGQTAQPLHQDLRADDVRAELLGRDAERFSSEDVRVVPFRMKGGDDASCNNLYQAMRPTVIGVSEQDSLDGFGWASMQGETSDATWEMLNVVATGTLEDPVPVVIDQNTAMWSLQMRGGLGEVKAFDYGRGDVHFRVVGLLAGSVLQGKLIVGERAFESIFPSSTGYQYFLIARQNGAGSSAEPQAGGTIREDEVDEIAEVLESRLVDAGMDVQRADRVLAGLLAVQNTYLRTFQSLGALGLLLGTIGLAVAQLRSVLERRGELAVMRAVGFTRQRLAALVLGENTFLLAIGIGCGAVTAMLAVLPYAWLTGTKMPIAEPLGILLAILLFGTLAGLVAVWKVLTLPLIESLRAENAVVEL; translated from the coding sequence ATGGCATCCCCCGCTCGATCCGTTTCTTTGGTCTCGTTGATCCTGTCGACACTTCGTCATCGTCAAGCTGTGACGGTCGCGGTGGCGCTGGGGGTTGCGACGGCGACCGCGGTGATCACGGGAGCCTTGTTGGTCGGCGACTCGATGCGTGGCAGTTTGAGATCCTTGACCGTCGAGCGGCTCGGGAAGATTGAATCGATCGTTTCACCCGGAGCCTTTTTTCCGCTCGCGGAGTTGTCACTTGAGGGGACGCCCGTTGAGGCGGACGAGAAAGACTCGTTTGCGACGCCGGTCATTTTGTTTCCCGGCGGCAGTGTGGAGGCGGACATCGAAGGTTCCGATCGGCAGCGCAGGATCGGCGGTGTCCAGGTGCTCGGGATCGACGATTCGTTTTGGAACTTGGATGTGACCGGCATGCGGCCCGATGCGATGCCGGGCGAGCAAAGCGTGGTCCTGAACCAAGCCGCCGCCGAAGAGCTGAAGGTGGCCGTGGGCGATCAAGTCACCTTGCGGTTGCCGGTCGAAGGGGCGGTGCCGGCGGACAGCCCACTCGGACGTCGCGAAATTCAGAGCGAAGGTTTGCCTCGCATGAAGGTCGCCGCCATCGTGCCAGACACCGGACTGGGGCGGTTTTCGCTGTCGCCCAACCAAGCCACGCCCAAGACGGTGTTCGCGTCTCGGGAGGTCATCGCAGATGTCTTGGATCGTGAAGGGCAAGCGAACGCGATTTTTCTGACCCGCGAAATTTCGGCGGAGGATGTGAGTTGGTCGCTGGAAACGTTGGGTTGGAATCTGCAACACATCCAACGCGGCGGGGAAGACGGTGGCGAACCCATCATCGATTACGTCTCCCTGACCAGTGAGAACCTGTTGCTGAAGGATGATGCGGTCCAGGCGGTGATGGACGCGTTGCCGGAGGGGACGGTCACGCCGGTGATGACTTACCTCGCCAATGCGATTGAAATGGTTGATCCGGCAACGGGCGAGGTCGTCGTCAATGAACAGTCCCACTCGGTTCCGTACAGCACCTTGTCGGCGTTGGACGATGGCCCCACGTTGTCGCTGGATTATTCGTTCCAGCAACCACCGGCGACGGACTCGGGTGAGACGCCGATCGTTTTGAATGATTGGACGGCCGAGCGTTTGGGTGCCAAGGTGGGTGACCAGGTCCGAGTGTTTTTCTACGAACCGGAAGTCGAAGACGGCCGCGAGATCGAACGATCGTTTGATGCGGTGGTGACCGAGATCGTTCCGCTGACCATTCCCAGCAAGCCTCACCGGCGGAATCGCGAAGCGGAGTTTGATGAGCCGATCACTCCTTACAACGATCTTGCGTTGACGCCGGATGTGCCTGGCGTGACCGATCAAGATTCAATCGGTGATTGGGATCTGCCGTTTCAGTTGGATCGAAAGATCGAGCGGGAGGACGATGCGTATTGGAACGAGCAACGGCTGACTCCCAAGGCGTTCGTGCCATTGGATGTTGGGCAAACCATCTTCGGCAGCCGGTTCGGGCAGACGACTGGATTGCGAATCGATGCAAGTTTGGCAGCCGACCTGCCTGCCTTGCGAGCCAAGATCTTGGACGCCACGCGGAGTGTGCAGAGTGAATTGGGGTGGACCCCGCGATCAATCCGAGCCGAACAATTGGCCGCATCCAAGGGGACGACGCCGTTTGATGGGTTGTTCTTGGCCCTTTCGTTCTTCGTGATCTTGGCGGCGATGATGTTGATCGCTTTGCTGTTGCGATTGGGTGTGATTCAGCGACTCAGTGAGTTTGGCACGTTGCTGGCGGTTGGCTTCACACCTCGGCGGGTCATGAAGCTCGCGCTCGGTGAAACCGCCGTGACCGCCGCGATTGGAACGTTGATCGGAATCGCCGGCGGGGTGGCCTATGCGTGGGCGGTTTTGTGGGCGCTGAAGTCGTGGTGGGTGGGCGCGGTGACGGTTCCTTTTTTGCAGTTTCATGCAACGCCGATGTCGATCGCGTTGGGTGGCATCTTGGGGTGGTTGGTGTGCATGTTCACCGCCGCCTGGACGCTGCGTTTTCTGTTGCGATTGAATCCGGCGGCTTTGGTTGGCGGACGCACGATGAACTCGTCGCAGGCATTGAGTGGTGGTGCCAAGGCCAGCAAGCGAAGCAGTGGACAGCGTTCGATGTGGGTCGCGATCGGGTTGACGGTTTTGGCACTGGTGGCTGCGATCGCGGGAGCGATGGGCGGCGGGCAGCAAGCGGCGGGCGGTTTTGTCGGAGCCGGGATGTTGTTGTTGGTGGCGATCCTGATTTGGGTCCACCGATCGCTTCGGCGGCGCGGTGAGGCAAGCGGTTCTGGCCACGCGATGCGAACTTCCGGACTGGGTGGCGGATCGTTGGGTTCCTTGGCGATGGCGAATGCGCGCCGCAGTCCTCTTCGCAGCACGCTTGCGATCGGATTGGTTGCGACGGCCGCGTTCTTGATTCTGTCGATCAGCGTGTTTCGTTTGTCACCAACTCGGGAAGGCACCGGCGGATTTGATTTGATTGGGCAGACGGCTCAACCGCTTCATCAAGATTTGCGTGCCGACGATGTGCGTGCTGAATTGCTGGGACGAGATGCAGAACGGTTCAGCAGCGAAGACGTTCGTGTGGTTCCGTTTCGGATGAAAGGTGGGGACGACGCAAGCTGCAACAACCTCTACCAAGCGATGCGGCCGACCGTCATTGGGGTGTCCGAGCAGGATTCACTGGATGGGTTCGGTTGGGCCAGCATGCAGGGCGAGACATCCGATGCGACCTGGGAAATGTTGAACGTCGTGGCCACTGGAACGCTGGAGGATCCGGTGCCGGTTGTGATCGACCAAAACACCGCGATGTGGAGCCTGCAGATGCGTGGCGGTCTCGGTGAGGTCAAGGCGTTTGATTACGGGCGTGGCGACGTGCATTTTCGCGTGGTGGGATTGCTGGCGGGATCGGTGCTGCAAGGCAAACTGATTGTGGGTGAGCGCGCGTTTGAGAGCATCTTTCCCAGTTCGACGGGCTACCAGTACTTCTTGATCGCGAGGCAAAACGGTGCTGGTTCATCAGCCGAACCACAGGCTGGCGGAACGATCCGCGAGGACGAGGTGGATGAGATCGCGGAGGTGTTGGAATCGCGGCTTGTCGACGCCGGCATGGATGTGCAGCGAGCTGACCGAGTGTTGGCTGGGTTGCTGGCCGTCCAGAACACTTACTTGCGAACGTTCCAAAGTTTGGGCGCATTGGGATTGTTGCTGGGAACGATTGGTTTGGCAGTCGCTCAATTGCGGAGTGTTTTGGAACGCCGTGGCGAACTGGCTGTGATGCGTGCGGTGGGGTTCACACGGCAACGACTGGCGGCGTTGGTGCTTGGTGAAAACACGTTCTTGCTGGCGATCGGAATCGGGTGTGGGGCGGTGACGGCGATGTTGGCGGTGTTGCCGTACGCTTGGCTGACGGGAACCAAGATGCCAATCGCGGAGCCCTTGGGGATCTTGTTGGCGATTTTGTTGTTTGGGACGTTGGCTGGTTTGGTGGCCGTTTGGAAAGTCTTGACGCTGCCGTTGATCGAATCGTTGCGAGCCGAAAATGCAGTTGTTGAACTTTAA
- a CDS encoding lipoate--protein ligase family protein, with translation MQLLNFKNEPRENSPEQDPRQFGRRQLARDEAMLQWADQIVEGDETTTIDTESLRMWQFDRPTVVLGRSSKINEEVNRAWCEERQIEVLRRCTGGASVVGGPGCWMYSVVLRLLDETSIRKIDVAHDHVMQRVLAAVQCQLPAAERKGICDLTFENRKFSGNSLRVARHHLLYHGTILIGSDLDLIESCLDFAPRQPEYRQQRRHREFVGNIEIDVTRLISDMAVQFGASQIPGATAVGAIEEHADELLRTRYGRPDWHTRR, from the coding sequence ATGCAGTTGTTGAACTTTAAGAACGAGCCCCGCGAAAATTCGCCGGAGCAAGACCCGCGTCAGTTCGGTCGCCGCCAACTGGCACGCGACGAAGCGATGTTGCAGTGGGCGGACCAAATCGTGGAGGGAGACGAGACCACGACGATCGACACCGAGTCCTTGCGGATGTGGCAGTTCGACCGCCCGACCGTTGTCCTGGGGCGGAGTTCGAAGATCAACGAAGAAGTGAACCGGGCTTGGTGCGAGGAGCGGCAGATCGAAGTGCTGCGTCGCTGCACCGGTGGGGCGTCGGTGGTTGGCGGTCCGGGATGTTGGATGTACAGCGTGGTGCTGAGGTTGCTGGATGAAACATCGATCCGAAAGATTGACGTGGCCCATGATCACGTGATGCAGCGGGTGCTCGCGGCGGTTCAGTGTCAACTGCCCGCTGCGGAACGCAAAGGCATCTGCGACTTGACGTTTGAAAACCGAAAGTTCTCCGGCAACAGCTTGCGTGTGGCCCGACATCACCTGCTTTATCATGGGACGATCTTGATCGGTTCGGATTTGGATTTGATCGAGTCGTGTTTGGACTTTGCACCGAGGCAACCGGAGTACCGCCAGCAACGACGCCATCGGGAATTTGTTGGCAACATTGAGATCGATGTGACGCGTCTGATTTCCGATATGGCGGTGCAATTTGGTGCCTCGCAAATCCCCGGCGCGACTGCGGTGGGGGCCATCGAAGAGCACGCGGATGAATTGTTGAGGACGCGTTATGGCAGGCCTGACTGGCACACTCGGCGTTGA
- a CDS encoding DNA-directed RNA polymerase subunit alpha C-terminal domain-containing protein, which produces MFKIASRWHCQGVRIGYLYKTICTIFVAIAPFRERILMKTRIPLSKAEEEARLRRERLDLSIAEMGLTVRTTNCLEETGILTVRDLLNATPRRLLKISNFGEKTLEEVYDALEQLGFYRPGRQAASATI; this is translated from the coding sequence GTGTTCAAGATTGCCAGTCGTTGGCATTGTCAGGGCGTACGAATTGGTTATCTTTACAAGACGATCTGCACAATTTTTGTCGCCATTGCACCCTTTCGTGAAAGGATTCTCATGAAGACCCGCATTCCATTGAGCAAGGCTGAGGAAGAAGCCCGTCTGCGCCGTGAACGTCTCGATTTGAGCATCGCGGAAATGGGTTTGACCGTTCGGACGACGAACTGTCTGGAAGAGACCGGTATTTTGACGGTCCGTGACCTGCTCAACGCGACACCGCGACGTTTGCTGAAAATCAGCAACTTCGGCGAAAAGACTCTCGAAGAAGTCTACGATGCCCTGGAGCAACTTGGGTTTTATCGTCCGGGCCGACAGGCCGCTTCGGCCACCATCTGA
- a CDS encoding DUF1592 domain-containing protein: MADELASEVMFREQLVPLLRTYCYDCHGEEDGEGGVSLEADETALKLVKGRDHWMRALAQVRLGTMPPADSKVMDPSSRARMVELIDELANAIDCVQNPNAGKVALRRLNRAEYRNTIQDLVGVDYAPADDFPGDDVGYGFDNIGDVLSLPPLLMEKYLDAAEMIMGEAIYTPPPPELFELERSPATLIGADKFNVRSHLVMSSNGTVTLQFDAPFRGTYTIVLSLSGDQGGDEPVRVEVTDGRRVVPVEVKESEPTEKTVVFRLAKGTRQIDISFLNDFYVKDKIDRNLHVHHVRVDGVEQRRQFVSTPDLPTTHRVLLFETPGNDDEFVDAAKAVLGRFASRAYRRPIGKSELGRLAELASQVHENGGTFEESMQVAMQAVLVSPYFLFRVERPREPGPDGVMPLVNQYELATRISYFLWSSMPDDELLRMAHRGQLRDRRMLLEKVGRMIKSPKASRFVDNFASQWLQLRNLEIVQPDTRIYRGFDDEVREAMRVETLMFFSEVMRNNLPVTELLSADFTYMNEALARFYGINDVRGSEFRKVSLSGTPRGGLLTHASVLTVTSNPTRTSPVKRGKWILDNLLNTPPPPAPPNIPELEKGKLVGSLRERMEQHRSNPACAACHNMMDPLGFALENFDAVGRWRTRDGRDEIDASGLMPDGTSFDGINGLRDLLTTQRSEQFVRCLAEKMLIYALGRGTEYYDKCALDKITADVRTHDYKFAYLIAAIIESDPFQKQGYREP, from the coding sequence ATGGCGGATGAGCTTGCCAGTGAGGTGATGTTCCGCGAGCAGTTGGTGCCGTTGTTGCGGACTTACTGTTACGACTGCCATGGTGAGGAAGACGGCGAAGGCGGCGTGTCGCTGGAAGCTGATGAGACAGCGCTGAAGCTGGTCAAAGGTCGCGACCACTGGATGCGTGCGCTCGCTCAAGTTCGTTTGGGCACCATGCCACCAGCAGATTCTAAGGTGATGGATCCGTCCAGTCGGGCTCGGATGGTGGAGCTGATTGACGAGTTGGCCAATGCGATCGACTGCGTGCAAAATCCGAACGCTGGCAAGGTCGCGTTGCGGCGGCTGAATCGTGCTGAGTATCGCAACACCATCCAAGATTTGGTGGGGGTTGATTACGCGCCCGCGGATGATTTTCCGGGCGATGACGTCGGCTATGGATTCGACAACATCGGTGATGTGCTGTCGCTGCCGCCTCTGCTGATGGAGAAGTACCTCGATGCGGCCGAGATGATCATGGGCGAAGCGATCTACACGCCGCCACCGCCGGAGTTGTTTGAGCTGGAGCGTTCTCCCGCGACCTTGATCGGTGCGGACAAGTTCAATGTCCGCAGCCACTTGGTGATGTCTTCCAATGGCACGGTCACGTTGCAGTTTGACGCTCCCTTCCGAGGGACCTACACGATCGTGTTGTCTCTCAGTGGAGACCAAGGCGGGGACGAGCCGGTTCGCGTGGAAGTCACCGATGGTCGCCGTGTCGTCCCGGTGGAGGTGAAGGAGAGTGAGCCGACGGAAAAGACGGTTGTGTTTCGGTTGGCGAAAGGCACCCGTCAGATCGACATCTCGTTTTTGAATGACTTCTACGTCAAAGATAAAATTGACCGGAACCTGCATGTCCACCATGTGAGGGTGGACGGTGTGGAGCAACGTAGGCAGTTTGTTTCGACACCGGATCTGCCAACGACTCATCGAGTGTTGTTGTTTGAAACGCCGGGCAACGACGATGAATTCGTAGATGCCGCGAAAGCGGTGTTGGGGCGCTTTGCGAGCCGGGCTTATCGGCGGCCGATTGGCAAGTCAGAGCTGGGGCGATTGGCGGAGCTGGCCTCTCAGGTGCATGAAAATGGGGGGACATTCGAGGAGAGCATGCAGGTCGCGATGCAGGCTGTTCTGGTTTCGCCGTACTTCCTGTTTCGAGTCGAGCGACCGCGGGAACCGGGGCCGGACGGTGTGATGCCGCTGGTCAACCAGTATGAGCTGGCCACACGGATTTCGTACTTTTTGTGGAGCAGCATGCCGGACGATGAGCTCTTGCGGATGGCACATCGCGGCCAGCTACGCGATCGCCGGATGTTGCTTGAGAAAGTGGGGCGGATGATCAAGAGTCCCAAGGCGAGCCGGTTCGTCGACAACTTCGCTTCTCAGTGGTTGCAACTTCGTAACCTGGAAATCGTGCAGCCGGACACCCGCATTTATCGTGGTTTCGACGATGAAGTTCGGGAAGCGATGCGGGTGGAGACGCTGATGTTCTTTTCCGAGGTGATGCGAAACAATTTGCCGGTCACGGAACTGTTGAGTGCCGACTTCACTTACATGAACGAAGCCTTGGCACGGTTCTATGGCATCAATGACGTTCGCGGCAGTGAATTTCGAAAGGTGTCGTTGTCGGGAACACCGCGAGGCGGGTTGCTGACGCACGCCAGTGTGTTGACGGTGACCAGCAATCCGACGCGAACCAGCCCGGTGAAACGCGGCAAATGGATCCTCGACAATCTGCTCAACACACCGCCGCCACCGGCACCGCCCAACATTCCGGAGCTGGAGAAGGGAAAGTTGGTGGGTTCGCTTCGTGAACGGATGGAGCAGCATCGGTCGAACCCGGCGTGCGCCGCGTGTCACAACATGATGGACCCGCTGGGGTTCGCGCTCGAGAACTTTGATGCGGTCGGCCGTTGGCGAACACGCGATGGGCGGGATGAGATCGACGCCAGCGGTTTGATGCCCGATGGGACCTCGTTTGATGGTATCAATGGGTTGCGAGATTTGTTGACGACGCAGCGTAGCGAGCAATTCGTTCGCTGTTTGGCGGAGAAAATGCTGATCTACGCGTTGGGGCGTGGGACCGAATATTATGACAAGTGTGCACTCGACAAGATCACCGCCGATGTTCGCACGCACGATTACAAATTCGCTTACTTGATCGCCGCGATCATCGAAAGCGATCCTTTTCAGAAGCAAGGTTATCGAGAACCATGA